tcAATAAAACACAATCAATCCCCGCCTATATCGAAAACTGATTGGTCTCTTGGTCTTATGAGAGTACAATCATAAGAAgcagacgtcataggttgaaaatctataaaataaaataaaactctttaaatgaaatattactCCAAGGacaaaaaagttttataaattcaatataaaagaagaattaaaaaaaaaataggactCATAAAACCTTTGAAGCCTATACCAATTATGCAACCTCTGCAAAAAACTTTCTTGCTTTTAGACCACATAGCACTATTTGGTTTTACACAATCAAACACTTTCTTTGAAAGAACAAGATATATgggtaaataataaatatttgtcAATGAAACACAAGGAGAAAAGgcacaatattttatttttaaatagcaTAGACTATGACCTCCTTTTATTTAGAGGAAAGCTATAAAGTTgtgacataaaaattaattaaaaaaatagaatcaaTGAACATATTTCCTCAAACACACTAGAGCGAGGGACAAATGAGGCTTTTGTTCTTTACTGATTTGCTTGAGTTTGCCTCTTTTATGCTCTTCTAAAAAACAGATTTTACCTTAATTTGTTTAAtgatctaaaattaaaaaaatatagaagcaaatttgaattcaaatcaaGTAAaagtcatgactcatgagtcaACACTAAATTTGTTGGTGTATTTTGCTTCATTAAATTTGGTTGAATTGGGTTAATTTTAGAGCTGTCAAAGTTAAGAAGTTGGgctgggtttttattttataaattaattccAGCCCAACCGAATATCGATTCCATAGACAGCCCATTTTCAATTATCTTTTTTGCAGTACTTTATCTACCGGTAGGTCCACTACCAAGGAAGTTGCCACCACCATTTTCAATCACTGTTTGTGTGATAGATATTGAAATTCGTTGAAGTCCGCATTcctccaaaaaagaaagacttgGCCAACCCTAACAAACATCATCAAGATTAGTGAATATAGCGTGCTAACAACCACGGGTACCTCGAGTTCGTGTCCGTGTCGAACACGCCTGGACACTCCACGCGTGTCCTCTTTGTTTTGAGTTAggaggacttttttttttgggaggttGAAATTCAATTGATTCCCTCACCATGTAAAAAATGAGTCAATAGGATCATTTCATCAAAATATGTTAGCCAATGATACAATTTGAACATTCATTTTAAATAACAAGTTTTACTAAAAACGTTGTCATTTCATAGATCTTATTGTTTgatgattatatatttttttaataaaattaaactgTTTAATTTGCTAAAAGATTTGGACTGAATTATTAACTCATTTTCACAAATCTACTAAGAATAAATCTTAAGGACTAATTTGACAATTGAAGTAAATTTCAAGAGACTAAAATTgaactttagcatttttttatttatttttatttaaaaaagattcATTTGATTTTAgacatgtttttaaaaaatttgacagtaattatttatttttaaaacttaaaccaaaaataaaatgtctATAAATATGAAGATATgttattcatttaattaattatttgttgtaGCAATCCTGTCCTAATTTTTCAAGGATTATGGTGTTTTCATATCTAGTCCTGTATTGTCTGTTTCAATGTCTGTATCTTTGTCCATGCTTCTTAGATAGTAActtgtcctctctctctctctctgatattTTAGATTGTGTGTGGTGATGATGGTGTTTTATCATGGATTGATGTTTTATCATGAAATTTTAGCTGTTACTATGTTTTGCTAGATTATGTTTGAATGTCATTGTCTTTAATGAAACTATGGGGaagtttattaaattttattgaacaataactgcttttgttttctttcatagTGTAGGGGAAGATGAAGCGTGCTACTGTTGTCCCACTCCTGGTGTTACTCAAGATATTGCTGGATACAAGGTGAAGAGATTGTgtgttttatggtttattaCCTTAGAAAGTAAAGAGAGACTGAAAGTCTAGTTTCATCTGTCTTTCACAGATATAGTTGATGTTGTTGCTTTTATGAGAAGCATACTGATTGCGAGGAATTTATTTCTGACTTGTGTTATATTATTTGACCACAGAAAAAGTGATGGTAATTAGATTACAATGACTTTGTATTATATTCTATCTTAATTGGTTgattgcccccccccccccaaccccccAACCCAATCTTGCTAGCTGTCTTActaattcttatttatttttttacttttgaatttcttttttagctGGCAAGCGTTTGTAGGTTTATATGAATAGGAAAATAAACTATCCAGCTTAGGTATCTGGTTTTATTGCCAAATTGTGGTCTATGgtgtttggtttatttggagCTTGTTGGGCGATGTTGAAGAATGTTGTTGAGTTGTTAGCTTGCTGGCCTGATCGTTTTAGTCGTCATCAGAATGGGAATTTGTGGATGGTTGCCCCcgcattgtttgatgtggtgctTATGGTGAGAGAGGAACAATTGGAATTTTGAGGATACAGAGAGAGAGCTTTGCATGATCtcaaattatttatctttagaACTTTGTTGGACTGGATGTCAGCTTTGCATAGTCAGCCATTATGttctttttttgatttgatAGATTCATGTAACTTGCATGATTGATTGTTTGGTCCCCAGCAGTTTCTCCCGGCATAGTTGGGCCACACTAATGTTTTGATATCAACAAAATTGCAGtacttatataatataaaaaaaagtttgaaacaaGCTAGTTTGGGactagcttataagctagttttttgctttttagcttttaattacATGTTAttaaagcctcacattttcttactttttctcattttttcaaataacaagtatattttagcatacttttaacaaaaagttttcagcaaaaaattaaatatattatttccaaatggaccctaaatcAGTTGCATAAACTTTATTTAAAGACATGTTTTTAAGGTCAGGCTAAATCATCAATTGTTTGCctctttccatttctttttaaaatcttagtttTTATTCCATCTACTGATTCCTTTCTCCCTCTGTTGTTGATCTGCTGTTGAATTCTTTTGGTTCAGCACCTATGGATGTTTAAATGCTGACATTGAATTTTTAAGCTGCAGATTGCGCATCAGCCTAGCATATATTGGTTCCAAGTATCCCTGACATAGAGACAGAACTGAAGCTGGCTCTTGCAGGTAGCATGCTCTTGCAAACAATCTCTTTTAAGTTTCTTGTGAGATTTCTTACAGTACACATGCGAATTTGCACAAACATATACACACTGCTACCTGCATgcttttttagttttagatgTGCTAATCTTGCTTGAAAGATCACTGTtgtaaacattaaaaaatgagtGACTCTCCAATCACGATTAAGAGAAGTCATAGAATACTCAACTTGAGCTGATTTGGTTGCAACAAAGCAATTTGATTCAGCTTCAGTTATGTTGGGTAAGGCCTAAAAATTTTATGCCTCAAGCTGTGTTGGTTAGGGATGAGACTTAAACCCTTTTGTTGACCTCCAACCAACACCGGTTGCCCAAGTTGTGGcttctaaaattttatacttctaaaattttatacttGGTGTCTTGGAATTTATCagtctcttttcttttatttttgtgtattgAAAGTGCACCAGCCTTATTACTTGATGCTAATTAAGGCCCCTACATTTTAATTATGACTTGATTAATGTTAAGCTAATCATCATTAAtgtgaaatttacataattagcTGATTAATCAACCGAAAAAAAGGGTAAAGCATGGACAAGCataattgaacaaaacaattaaactaaGGGCAGTAAgtaccttctcaaaaaaaaagggcaGTAAGTAAAGTGATGCAAACCAAAGATAACATCAAATGTGTAATCGAAGAGGAAAACAGAAGAACTCGGCGGAAAAACTACTCCGTGGCCCGACAAGCCAAATCGATCCACTAAGAGAATAAGTTGGAATACCTGGATAATcaaagagaccctccaagcctaatctacccattATATTTGAACTCTCCAAGTTTTTGCTACCAACGGACTACTTGGAATTGTTTCTTCACAAGCTTTCCGAATCTTACAACACCGACCAGTTGCACCGTCTGAAATTTAGCAAAGGCCCAATGCTTCCCAATGATCCAAAGCACACTCAACACTCAGTACTCAGTAATTGTGTGGTGGTGTTTGGGTTTAGCTCATCTCATGTTTTGGAAATtggagagggaagagagtaGGGAAAAACTAAGGGAATTAAGTAGCAAATTGTAGGCTCAGAGTCACTAGCTCTCCAATGGtgtttctagggttttctcttagGAGGTCTCCTTACAATTTTGTGGaaaatgagggtatatatagtataggaATAAAGGAGGAAGGTTGCACCCAAAAATTAGCTTGCAATGCAACTTGCAGGTTGGTCTACCTGTGAGCTACTCGCAAGTCAGCATAGCTGTAAATCTAGAAATGTGGGCATATGCTAGGCAAATAGTGTCAATGAACTATGACTTTAGATATGGCATGCTTAATTTGAAACAGGTGAGCTGTAAGTTCAGACAAAATAATCTGGTTTTTATCTTTAGTTGATGGCTTTTAAGAAGGATGAAGAACTTTTTGGTTATTTGTGACAGTAATGTTCTTTTGTTAATACTTTCTATAGAACTGAAAATCTATAATTTTAGATACAAATATCACTCTATGCAATTTTTGTTATACCCCACATTTCTAAGTAACTAAGCTTGTTATTCCACAAGGTCCTTAGTGCTTGCACAAAAGATTCATAAAGCATGAATGTAAGAACAAATGCTTGAACATAATATTCCATGGATCTCTCAACTTTTATACACAAGAATGTAGTTAGGGTAGTATACACGtaacatgtttatttatttacacaTCTTACTTTGAAATACAATGAcataaatgtttatttttacataaaatacaaaaatgcaaaataacgtatttatttatttatttacatcacttaaaagcaaattaaataacggaagtatttatttatttacatctTGTAATCCAAATTGTAATGAAGAAATGTTTACGAATTATGGAAGGAACTTGTGACTTTGAATTGAGCAACATTTAGATTCTATTGGTTCTGACATGTTGAACTCctgaaatgaaatttgtagtTACATAGTATATCAGAAACTAGCAGTGAGGATTACTATGAAAAATgattatacaaaagaaaaataaataaataaaaattcaatacgTTCATTTAAGATTCTGTGTCTATACCTTGCAGCCCAAACTTTGAAACACAATGTTCTGGAAACAAGATTTAATTCCTCCCCGAATTAAATAGGATTAAatgtttcttcttctctctctctctctcttttgcagAATCGGTGTGGTGAAAATAAGGATTTAGAAGACCGCTTTAGTTTTGgaaattcaatttcaaccaaaaagatatttttggttttaatttaatttgaatctaATTTGGACAAAGAGGGCTTcagttggtttttattttattttatatatatatatatatataaatgaaataggGGGTTTGGGttcatagcaaaaaaaaaaaagaaaaagaaaagaaagttgtAAAGACACTCTATAATAATAGGACAAAAATACTAATAAGAAGACAAATCTGCCCTTACCTCATCATCTTCTCTTGGTAAATTTATGCTACCCTCATCAAGAACAATCTGTGGTACATGAGTGATCTTCTGTACATTTTCTACTCAAATCAGGACAACCATAAATCAACAATTCTGTTAGTGCCTCCATCCCCTCTGGGAGAGATGACAACTTAGGGCAATTGTCAATCCAAAGTGTCTGAAGTGATTTCAGACGTGGCAGCCAATCCGGCAAAGCCGTTAAATTTTCACATCCTCCAATCCATAGCAGCTGTAAAGTGTTTGCAGATCCTTGGAGCCATTGGGGCAAAACCTCCAACTTTGGTAAACGGAAAAACATTAAATTTTGGAGGCTCAACTTGAGATCTTGATTGTCTTCTTCTCCCGCTACCTCCATCAAACTAAGCTCTTTACAATCCCTAATTATTAGGGTCTCTAGGGCAGTTAGGTGTTTGATACTCAGTGCCAAAGAGGTCAAACTTGGACAATTTCCAACCACCAATGTTCGAAGATAGGTGAGGCGCCCCTCCTCCATCCCTTCAAACACACATTTTAGATTCACACATCTCCATATCCATAAAGATCGAAGAGAACTCAAGCAACCTATTGCCTTCTCCGACAAGCAAGTATGCTTTGTTGTAACCATAAAAAACCTGAGCCTGATTATGTCCCCTATACCTTTCGGCAACTGTTCAAGATTGTGGCAATTTTCAAGCAGTAGAGTTTGCAAACCGTGCAGCTTGCAAATGGAATCTGGAAGTCGCTTGATTATGAGATTATATGATAGGTCAAGATATCTCAAATGTTTCAAACTTCCGATAGAACTTGGCAACACCTCGAAGGATGAATTTTTCAGATCAAGCACCCGCAAGTACTTAAATCTTGAGATGCATGTTTCAAGTAAGGACATGGATTGGTCTGTTTGGAAAATAATAGTCTGAACTTTGCTCAACTTCTCTAATTGTGTCGTAACTTCTTGCTCATTGTCTGAAAATGACAGGTGACAAACTTTTGCAGCAAGGGTGGATTTCTTGGTCACTACTGAACTCTCTCTTTTGGCAATTGAGAGTGCAAGATCATGGATAAGATCATGCATTTTAAAGGTAAAATACAAGATATTTTCTTGTTCAACATCTTGAAAGAAAGATCTCGACAACAACTCCTTGATATACAAGTTGCCGACATCTTCCAACTCTAGATTTTCATCCTTAGATGAATGAAGAATTCCATGTGCCATCCAAAATTGAATCAAGAGAAgattattgaaaacaaaatccTTTGGGAAGATAGAACAATATGCAAAACATGGCTTCAAGTGAAATGGCAATTGATTGTAACTGAGCTTTAATGCAGGTAAGATGCCACTCTCCTTTTGATTTAAATGCCATATCTCATTATCTCTAATAGATATCCACGcattttcatcaacttttgaaTAGAGTAGGCAGGCTAAAGTATTCACTGCCAATGGAACCCCTCTAcattttttgacaatttcttttccaatttctAAGAGGTTTGGATAttgttcttcttctccttccttaAATGCCAATTTCACAAACAAAGGCAAACAATCCTTTTGGGATAGACCATCTAAATTGTAACACTCAGTTGTACTCATAATATTAGCAACAGAGCTATTCCGTGTTGTCATTATGATTTTACTTCCATAACCACCGCCAAGTAACAAATTTTTCAATTCAATCCATTTTTTACGATCATTATTCCAAACATCATCTAAGACAAGAAGAAATTTCTTATCTTTTATAAGTTCTCTTAAGTGCATTTGCAACTGATCTATGCTCAAATTCTCATCAATACCAACTGATGATTTAAGGATTTCTGTTATCAATCTTTTAACATCAAAATCCTCagacacacacacccacattttcaattgaaaatgtCTAACTACCTGTTCATCATTATACACCAACTTGGCAAGTGTGGTCTTCCCCAAACCACCAATCCCAACTATAGGTATTACACTGACATTTCTGTCAGCATCTTGCTGCAtcaaaaaagttataattttttttttgtcatcatcCCTACCAATGACATTATGAGAAGGAATAAAGGAGTGGGTCATGTCCCTCCGATACATTGTTGTCTTCCTATCTTCAAGACGTGCAACAAGATTGAATTCAGCCTTAAGATCTGAAATATCATCTACCCTCTCCCTAATACCCTTGATTTTATGTGCCATTTCAAAACGGAAGACAAGTGGATTAGAGCCAGAAAAGAAATAACCCACCTTTTTGCGAGTGCTCCTGCATCTCTTCAGTACTTCCTTCTGCAGAATTTGATATTGATATTCATCTAGGACATTCTCCGCATCATTAAAGACATCTTTGAGCTGTCCTAGCCAATGGTTCAGCCTATGGTCAGTTTCTTGCTTCTCCTCAGCATCTAAGAGCACAGCCTTAATGGCTAACACGGTGCACTCAAGCCTTTTCAGATCGCTTTGTACGCCCCATGCTGAGCTGAGCTCCTCGTAAATAAGGGATCCAAGCAGCTCCACGATCTTCCCTGCAATGCAATAGGCATTTTCAGCCATGTTCCTGTGGTGGTGGGATGGAAAGGTTTTTGATGGTTAAGTGAATCAATGCCTTCTAAGTATTAGCAGCTGTTTTTATTACAGAGCAATTCTGAGAGGGTAGATATAATTAGCAGCGGTTTTTACTGCACCATGGATCATGACTTGACTTGGCACACAATTCTTTTTAGGCCGTAGGCAAAGCATGGAATAGGAATACTTACGCATTAGACTAAgtatatatcttttaatttgttGGGGCGGAATCATTTTCTTTTAGGTGTAAGTAAATTAAATATTCGATGCATACTCTAGTTGAGAATATATTTGCTGGAATCTCATTATTTGTTTGAAAGCAAAAAGAGGGGGCTAGATAGAAGCTGTGACATACTATGCAAAGAATGATGCCTTTCTTTCCAATGTTAGCCGGTGCAGGGGACATTCTTTGAGTTGATAAGGGTGTTGGCTAACGATATTCTCTCTTAAATTGAATATCTGTATCCATACTAGTACTATGGATTACAATTGGCTTGGAATTGGGATTAGAATCGGATTCCCAGCTAGTAGTTCAACGTATTACGTCAGAGAACACTTCATATAGTCCACTTctaacaaattaaatcaatGATTGCAGGTGTCTACTTACACAAacaatggtaaatttaatcatttaaccacttAATTCTAACACTcctttaatcacttaaccacaCAATTCTAACATGCTTGATTTGAAACAGATGATTACTAAGTTCAAAGGAAAatgatctttcttttctttttctttttaaaaattttaaatttatttagcTTCACTTGATGGTTTTTTAAAAAGGATGAGAATCTTTTTTGTTAATACTTGCACCCCTTTAATGTTCTTTTGTtagtacttttaaaaaaatgaagaattgtTGAAAGAGTGAATGACAATAATTTATGGTAGGGATAAATGAGTAAACAATAAAAGCTTGTTCTGGGGTGGTTGAGATGACATCAAGGTaagcaaaaaaaatgttatttgattTAGATGTAAATAAGAGAAAACTTACAAGGAACCCTGTAGACAATACATAAATTGGGGAAGAGTAAATTCACCTGTTTTGCAGTATCATTGAGTAAGATTGTGTTGCTTGAGGtggaaattttgatttcaatGAGAAGATTTGGAAAGGAATAAGTGGGATTAGTGGTAAGAGATAGGAGAACAAACATTTGTCACTACATGGAATCAAAAGCTGCCAAGCTTTTCCAAAATGCTtttctatgtatatatatactctaGCTCTTTGAACGTTACTTTTTATGCCATTTGTAGTTTTTATTGTTGTGGCTTATATCAGCCGGTCTCCATGTGACCTGTGAATATCTTGGTCCATTCATCCTTGATGACGTCCCTAATGCAAATGCTGTCTTGAGTTGATAGTCACTTTCATTTTTTGGTGTAATTGTATATgctgctcttttctttttccctcctACTTTCTTCTGTTGATATCTCAAATTTACTCAAGTTGTATTACAAAGCTAATGCATGCTTGCATGTGTTGGTGAGTTCTTGTCACATTCTCAATGAAAAATTTGCAATGCTAATGTGCTCCATTTTGGACGCACTAAATGATTgcaatctcttttttttttttaatgggatgaTAGCAATCTGTGTCCAAAATTAACAGTTAGGACACAATGACACTAATTTCAAATTGTTGCTGATTGATAAACGTTTTTTTATTCCAGGTAAAAAACAAGATGTCCAGCTCTAAAAATTTCATTACACGGTCtatttggttgggtgtaaaagGGTGAGGATGgaatttactattttatctatttttaaatcatttctttcatcttttgttGTAATAAGAGTACAACAGTAGGATTTTATTTCAGCATGGTCACAAATTATTATAGTGAGGAGCAAGTAATTGATGTGAGAAAAATTCAAAGCTGAATCTAATTtagaaaatgattaaaattcaaGAGAGAAGATCAAAATCCATTGGTTCGTTTGCTTGTATAATGTAGATCAAAGTTGATCAATATGAGTTatcattgaaaaaagaaattgaaggcaTTATTCAATAAGACTGTTTTAAAGTGGTTGGTGAAATCATTCATATTGAGGCGCTATTGTCCttaatttttaagtataaaTTAGTTGCTAACAAATGCAAAAATTGTTTTGGTCCCAGTGTCCTTAAATTTGAAgcataaattatctttcaaGAAAAGTAGAGGTTGTTCTTTTTTAAGATTTGTGCCTTTTGGATTTTAAGTGACACCCAATTTTCTTTATGGAATTGCACTGCttgctttaatatttttttgctaatctgctttaatatatatattccgttgttcttttttttacaaattggtGTTTCTCCCACCAAGCAAACACCAAGTTGTGCAAAGTATAAAATGAATTGAGTACACCTTTGCATCTATAAAGAGAACAGTAAGATAGTTACATAACATTCCATCTTGACATATTCACATGGACattaattaagtttaaaaaaaaaataatgatcaCTATCCGTACTCAATTTGTCTGAAGGGAAACGCTTTTCTTCCTATCAAATTTCAGTGCTGAAAATGAGGACCACATATGGGCTGTGGCCATTCTTTCAATTGATTTAGGAAGTCCCAGTCTTGAACAAAAGTAAATAGTAAATGCTCTTTAGCCCTGCAACAACATAAGAAGCATAGGACATTATTTCATTGTTAGAACTTAGGAGTCAACTGGAAAAACATGCAGAATGGCACAGCACAAtgaaattaaagttaaaaaagggaataaaaaatCTGACTAGGGATGAGAGATAGATTTCCAACAGTAAATAGTAAAAGCGTTTATCTTCTCATTCTTTTCAAAACAGTAAGGGAGAAACTAGAaaacatttcttttttggtttcttgaaacatgtttaatttcttatttcttatttgGTTTTCTTCCTGTTAAATAATTCCTAataacattaaaagaaaaacaaaggaagCACTATGGACACTGACCATCATTGTTTGGTCAAGAACTTGTCTTTTGCCATGGAAATTTCAGTTGTGGTAAGGTAACAAAGAATAAGTTGCTTCAAGCTGTCAGTGCATGGCCTACTAGTTTATCATAGTCAACTTTTACAAGTACATTATAATCAAAAACTTTTAATATAACCTGTTAAGTCATCGAATACATTGGTGAGCAGAGGAATTTTTGATACAGAACACCCAAAGATGGAAATCATTTTACACTGACTTGGAAACATATTAGAACTTGAAAACAGAACTTGTTACAAAAGTAAAGGTACCCTGCAAAAGAATGCAACAAGGAATTGAGCAGAGAAACTAAAATGGAGATCCAATAAGAGGATgtgtcaattaaaaaaaaactgccatATCCATGCTTCTATATGAGATTATTCAAATATCAGGTGTAGACATGAGAGATGGATATACAACAGTGACTttgattattatatataaaaggaagtAAAGGAAGCATGCAGGAATTGTAGATATCAGTAAAAAGAAACTCAAAAGTCACAGTTTCTAATATTGTTTCTCATGACATTATACCACAGGATTAATTAAACAAAGGAATTGTAGatatttgtaaaaagaaaagacgCATGCAGGCACTGTATCAAAATGTTAAATCTCATGTTGAAACATATTTTGCAATTTCATCTTTCAATTAGAGATGGAAAACCAAAATTCTTCCCCTTAAGAACAATAAAGGATGAAATGATAAAAACAAGAAGCACAATCAAAAGATTGTCTCACACAACGATTCATTGGAGGCTTCCattctcaaaattgaaataaataaaggcATCAATTATGCACTAGCTTCCAACTGCCACCAAGTTTGCAAGCAACTAAGTCACCTGTATATTTCCCAAGGCAACTGTCAAAATTACTTCCTATATTATAAGTATGATTAAATGAATCTGTTTGTCATCAAGAGCTCCTTTGGCTTTGTGATTTGTGGAGAAAAAGAGCGATTTTAtatgcaaaggaaaaaaaattggcattTGGCTTTGAGTTTTgaagaaattgtattttcaaAACTGAGGAAAATGTGCATGAGAGCATCTTCAAGTCATAGCTCATGGGGTGCATTTTTAGAATCACAACAGCAACACTTGTCACAGATTTTACGAAATACGTTATTGCATTTTCAGATTTCACGTTTTCAAGTGAAGTAATTGTGTAAAAGAGGTAAATTAACAAGCGGCCAGTAGTAGTACAAGAATTTGATTCTCTCCTTGTAGACACTGAGAAGATGTACATTAGTCAAATATATAAGTGTCTAGCCAATCTCTTCCTATCAATgtaataacattttcataatttaaaaaaaaaacattaattcaTATAGGaagttttttttgagaaacattaaTTCATACGGGAACTTACGGGTCGAGTAGAACTGATATAGGTGGCTGACTACAAAACTTGACTTGTAAACTTTTCCATGCCTCCTTTGGAAGTATTAATTCGTAAATCTATGGGAAGCTTAATGAGAACATTGAGGTGACTGTAAAAAACCCAATCAGACAGAATTATAAGCATCCAAGAAGGCAAGAaatcctttattatttttctcatcttctataagtattaatattattttcaatatttacaaagaaaaatcattttcaatattaatagaaatttttttattaatttaaaataaaatttatttgtcaccaaaaatgaaattaaaaagaaatgcaAGTAAAATCAAGAGCTAGTCAAGTAGAACAAATACCTGATTATCAAAGGGGTGCATAgctttttaccaaaaaaaaggatGCATAGCCTCGGCTTAGGAATGAGTTCACCATCAATTTCTATGCAGGGGATGAGAGCAATCTTGCGCCACTCCTCTTTCCTTTGCATTCATATCATCAATGTAGGGCATTCTTTGATCCGTAAGTGAGAAATGAAGGCAGGCAGCCCCTCCTCTGGCATGTGCTTCAGCTTAGGGCAATCTATGATCCCAATCGTCGAAGAGAGGTAAGGTGTTGAAGCCCTTTCTTGTCCAATGAtctcatattttgaaatctaaCAATGCTAAGTTGTGTAAGACTTGTAGGCAGTAAATCCTCATCTGGAATTCTGGAAAGGACTCCAAATCCGGGCAATCACCTGCAATATTagacaataataatgatgtaAGCTTGAGAAAATACATGTTATTTCCGTTGCATGTATCCTCCCCCTCACATGGGGGTAGACCCCACATATACGACCTCGTCAAGCTCAACTTGGCCTTCCAACAACTGGCAATTCGGTGAATGACCAATACCATAAAATAATCCCTTTGCCTCAAGCACagattttaaagtaaaattccagACATCTGGCCTTTTGTATTGCTAACAATATCCATGGTCTCTGTATTGAAGTGCACGATGATATATGGATTGT
This genomic stretch from Castanea sativa cultivar Marrone di Chiusa Pesio chromosome 9, ASM4071231v1 harbors:
- the LOC142609710 gene encoding disease resistance protein RGA2-like — encoded protein: MAENAYCIAGKIVELLGSLIYEELSSAWGVQSDLKRLECTVLAIKAVLLDAEEKQETDHRLNHWLGQLKDVFNDAENVLDEYQYQILQKEVLKRCRSTRKKVGYFFSGSNPLVFRFEMAHKIKGIRERVDDISDLKAEFNLVARLEDRKTTMYRRDMTHSFIPSHNVIGRDDDKKKIITFLMQQDADRNVSVIPIVGIGGLGKTTLAKLVYNDEQVVRHFQLKMWVCVSEDFDVKRLITEILKSSVGIDENLSIDQLQMHLRELIKDKKFLLVLDDVWNNDRKKWIELKNLLLGGGYGSKIIMTTRNSSVANIMSTTECYNLDGLSQKDCLPLFVKLAFKEGEEEQYPNLLEIGKEIVKKCRGVPLAVNTLACLLYSKVDENAWISIRDNEIWHLNQKESGILPALKLSYNQLPFHLKPCFAYCSIFPKDFVFNNLLLIQFWMAHGILHSSKDENLELEDVGNLYIKELLSRSFFQDVEQENILYFTFKMHDLIHDLALSIAKRESSVVTKKSTLAAKVCHLSFSDNEQEVTTQLEKLSKVQTIIFQTDQSMSLLETCISRFKYLRVLDLKNSSFEVLPSSIGSLKHLRYLDLSYNLIIKRLPDSICKLHGLQTLLLENCHNLEQLPKGIGDIIRLRFFMVTTKHTCLSEKAIGCLSSLRSLWIWRCVNLKCVFEGMEEGRLTYLRTLVVGNCPSLTSLALSIKHLTALETLIIRDCKELSLMEVAGEEDNQDLKLSLQNLMFFRLPKLEVLPQWLQGSANTLQLLWIGGCENLTALPDWLPRLKSLQTLWIDNCPKLSSLPEGMEALTELLIYGCPDLSRKCTEDHSCTTDCS